From the genome of Planctomycetia bacterium:
AGTTCACTGGCAGAGTAGCGTTGGCCATGTCGATGAATCTTTTCCACCAGCCAGTTTTTCATTGGCCTAAACTGATTTTTTTCAATCTGTTGATACAGTTCAGGCATGTCTTTCTCGGCCTGCACCAGGAACTGGGCTGCATATAAATTGCCCAGTGTGTAAGTAGGGAAATAGCCAATCAAGCCTGCGCTCCAATGGACATCCTGCAGGCAGCCCATGCTGTCGCTCGGAACAGTCAATCCGAACATCGTCTTGAAGCGATCATTCCAAGTGGCAGGCAAATCCTGCACTTTCAAGTCGCCGGTCAGCAGCGCCTGTTCCAGTTCAAACCGCAAGATGATGTGCAGATTATAGGTCGCCTCATCCGCTTCAATGCGGATGAAGGAAGGGCGGACATCATTGATGGCGGCATAGAACTGTTCCAGCGTGACATCTTTCAGGGTGGATTGGAAAGTGTTCTGGACTTTGCTCCAGTTGGCATTCCAGAAAGGCAGACTGCGGCCTACAAAATTCTCCCACCAGCGCGATTGGCTTTCATGAATACCCAGCGAGCAGGCGGTGCCCAGCGCTGTGCCGAAGTGCTCCGCAGGCAGATTCTGTTCGTAAATGCCATGCCCGGTTTCGTGCAAGGTGCCGAAGAATGCTTCGTTGAAAGCATGTTCATTGAAGCGAGTGGTAATGCGAACGTCCCCTGGTCCAATACCGGAACAGAATGGATGTACAGTCACATCGAGGCGACCGGCCTGGCGATCAAAGCCTAATTGTTCAGCAATCTGTTCAGACAATTCCCGCTGTTTCTCGACAGGGTAACTCCGTTCCAGGATTTCGGACGGTGCCTGAATGCCACTGCTGGCGATGGCAGCAATGAGTGGAACGAGTTGTTCCTGAAGTTGCTGAAAGAGTTGCTTTAGATCACTGGTGCGTGCGCCAGGTTCGAACTCATCGACCAGAGCATCATAAGGGTGATCTGCATAGCCAACTGTCTGGGCTTCTTCCCTTTTAAGATGGATAATGGTTTCCAGATATGGCTTGAAGCTGGCAAAATCATTCTGATGTTTTGCCGGTTCCCAGGCATTCTGGCCGGCTGAAGTTGCTTTCGCGAGTGCTACCACCAGGTCGGTAGGCATTTTGATGGCACGATCATACAGTCGGCGAATGCCTTTGACGTTGGCACGTTCTGCGTCGTTCAGGTTCTCAGCTTCTGCCTGCTCAAGTAAATCACCAGTCTGCTTGTTGATCAATTGCTCGTGACACAGCTTGGCAATGAGTGCCAGTTGATCGCCCCGAAACGCTTGCCCTTTAGGTGGAAGGTAAGTACGCTCATCCCAACCCAGTAAACTGCCTGCTGATGCCAGGGTGGCTCGTTCACGTTCTCGCTGACAGAGCTTTTGATATGCAGTCATATTCAACTCGCTAGATGAATTCAGTTCCGGGTGGAATGGTTCTGTTTCGATCAATCGACTGGATCGCTTTGTCTACTCTTTTTAGTACTGCAAATGGGTGATATTGCCATAAGTCGTTTATTTTTAATAACATCGGCCACCTGCAGCGCCCCGTGCGCGCGGTGTGTACAGTAGTGAACAAATTCGTTGTTCTTCAACCCTATACTCCACTTCAAAGATAATCAATTGGTATGTTCAAATGCAATGATCAATAATTTTTGAGACTATCTGAGACAGTTATCAGCAACCAAGCCCGTTGACATTTCCTTCGGTATTCGCTTCTTCATTGTGTAAACTACGACTGAACTTGTGGAGCTTGAGGCATGGTGATTCGCTGTTTGGTTGTGCTGTTGTTGATATTGGTGCCTGACGTCTTGTTGGCACAGACCAAGTCAGTGAACATCGTCTTCATACTGGCAGATGACCTGGGTATCAACGATTTACATTGCTATGGCCGAAAGGAACACGCTACGCCGAACCTGGATAAGCTGGCTGCAGAGGGTATGCGATTCACCAGTGCTTATGCGGCACAGTCGGTCTGTTCGCCTACGCGGGCCGCGATCCTGACTGGCTACACACCGGCTAGATTGAACATTACTACCTTCCTTCCCGGTCGAGGCGACGCTTCATCGCAGATGTTACTCCATCCCGTTATCAACCAGCAAATTCCCAATTCATACAAAACGCTGGCAAACACCCTGAAAGGCATCGGTTACACTTCCGCCTGCATCGGCAAATGGCACCTTGTCCGCAATCCTGTTGAACAAGGCTTCGACGTCTACTATCCCGGCCAGGCGACGACAACGCCATCGAATAACGAGGGTGGCAAAGGTGAGTTTGATTTAACACAAGCTGCTGAGCACTTTCTCGAACAGCATCAGGCGAAACCTTTTTTTCTTTACATGTGCCACAACAATCCTCACATACCGTTGGGAGCGCAGCCTGATCGGGTCAAGAAGTTTGCAGATACATTCAATCCGACGTATGCAGCCATGATTGAAACACTGGATGAAAGCATTGGTCGCATCATGGAGAAGCTGGATGCACTGGGACTCAGCAAGAACACCATCGTTATCTTTACTTCCGATAATGGCGGCTTGCATGTACTGGAAGGTGGGCAGACGCCAACGCACAACACGCCGTTCCGGGCTGGCAAAGGATTTCTCTATGAAGGGGGCATTCGCGTGCCTTTGATTGTTCGCTGGCCTGGGATGGTGAAGGCAGGCAGTGTCAGCGA
Proteins encoded in this window:
- a CDS encoding carboxypeptidase M32, producing MTAYQKLCQRERERATLASAGSLLGWDERTYLPPKGQAFRGDQLALIAKLCHEQLINKQTGDLLEQAEAENLNDAERANVKGIRRLYDRAIKMPTDLVVALAKATSAGQNAWEPAKHQNDFASFKPYLETIIHLKREEAQTVGYADHPYDALVDEFEPGARTSDLKQLFQQLQEQLVPLIAAIASSGIQAPSEILERSYPVEKQRELSEQIAEQLGFDRQAGRLDVTVHPFCSGIGPGDVRITTRFNEHAFNEAFFGTLHETGHGIYEQNLPAEHFGTALGTACSLGIHESQSRWWENFVGRSLPFWNANWSKVQNTFQSTLKDVTLEQFYAAINDVRPSFIRIEADEATYNLHIILRFELEQALLTGDLKVQDLPATWNDRFKTMFGLTVPSDSMGCLQDVHWSAGLIGYFPTYTLGNLYAAQFLVQAEKDMPELYQQIEKNQFRPMKNWLVEKIHRHGQRYSASELCLNITGKPLSHHALINYLRSRFSPLYGLK